A portion of the Glycine max cultivar Williams 82 chromosome 10, Glycine_max_v4.0, whole genome shotgun sequence genome contains these proteins:
- the LOC100817665 gene encoding ABC transporter C family member 10 isoform X1 gives MAGFWSVFCGESGCSEAGRMPCSYDFRLLIDPSTCVNHLLNSCFDVLLLIMLACIMIQKSSLKPSRGLTQVQRYSYFQLVSAIANGALGLTLLCFGIWVLEEKLRKNQTALPLNWWLLEIFHGLTWLLVSLTITLKLKQLPKAWSRPFSVLIFLVSDFFCASSVFYAISSRELSLKISSDILSFLGAILLLLCTYKESKHRDTDSEIDENLYAPLNGESNKNDSIRYVTPFAKTGFFGRMTFWWLNPLMKMGKEKTLHDEDIPRLREEDRAESCYLLFLDQLNRQKLNDQSWQPSVLRTIILCHWKEILISGFFALLKVVALSSGPLLLNSFILVAEGNESFKYEGFVLAISLFFTKNIESLSQRQWYFRCRLIGLKVRSLLTAAIYRKQLRLSNSARLMHSSGEIMNYVTVDAYRIGEFPYWFHQTWTTSFQLCISLVILFRAVGWATIASLVVIVITVLCNTPLAKLQHKFQSKLMVTQDDRLKACSEALVNMKVLKLYAWETNFRSSIERLRNEELKWLSAVQLRKAYNTFLFWSSPVLVSAASFGACYFLNVPLHANNVFTFVATLRLVQDPIRTIPDVIGVVIQAKVAFARIVKFLEAPELQSVNITQRCLNENKRGSILIKSADFSWEDNVSKPTLRNINLEVRPGQKVAICGEVGSGKSTLLAAILREVLNTQGTTEVYGKFAYVSQTAWIQTGTIKENILFGAAMDAEKYQETLHRSSLLKDLELFPHGDLTEIGERGVNLSGGQKQRIQLARALYQNADIYLLDDPFSAVDAHTATNLFNEYIMEGLAGKTVLLVTHQVDFLPAFDSVLLMSDGEIIEAAPYYHLLSSSQEFQDLVNAHKETAGSDRLVEVTSPQKQSNSAREIRKTSTEQHYEASKGDQLIKQEEREKGDQGFKPYIQYLNQNKGYIYFSVAALSHLTFVVGQILQNSWMAASVDNPQVSTLQLILVYLLIGVISTLFLLMRSLFVVALGLQSSKSLFSQLLNSLFRAPMSFYDSTPLGRILSRVSILNSFFFPLTVQCDEWKPLCFDCYFLVQVSSDLSIVDLDVPFGFVFAVGATMNCYANLTVLAVVTWQVLFVSIPMIYFAISLQRYYFASAKELMRLNGTTKSFVANHLAESVAGAVTIRAFEEEDRFFEKNLDLIDVNASPYFQSFAANEWLIQRLETVSAVVLASAALCMVVLPPGTFSSGFIGMALSYGLSLNMSLVFSIQNQCNIANYIISVERLNQYMHIPSEAPEVIAGNRPPANWPVAGRVQINELQIRYRPDAPLVLRGITCTFEGGHKIGIVGRTGSGKSTLIGALFRLVEPAGGKIIVDGIDICSIGLHDLRSRFGIIPQDPTLFNGTVRYNLDPLSQHSDQEIWEALGKCQLQETVQEKEEGLDSSVVEAGANWSMGQRQLFCLGRALLRRSRILVLDEATASIDNATDLILQKTIRTEFSDCTVITVAHRIPTVMDCTKVLAISDGKLVEYDEPMNLIKREGSLFGKLVKEYWSHFQSAESH, from the exons ATGGCGGGTTTTTGGAGCGTGTTTTGTGGGGAATCTGGTTGTTCAGAGGCTGGAAGAATGCCTTGCAGCTATGATTTTAGGCTTCTCATTGATCCTTCCACTTGTGTCAACCATTTGTTGAATTCTTGCTTTGATGTGTTGCTGCTTATCATGCTTGCATGCATTATGATCCAGAAATCATCATTAAAACCATCTCGTGGTCTAACACAGGTGCAAAGATATTCATATTTTCAGCTAGTTTCTGCCATAGCCAACGGTGCTCTTGGGTTGACACTTTTGTGCTTTGGCATTTGGGTTTtagaagaaaagttgaggaaaaaCCAAACTGCGTTGCCTCTTAATTGGTGGTTGCTAGAAATCTTTCATGGATTAACATGGTTGTTAGTGAGTTTAACAATAACTCTTAAGTTGAAACAACTTCCAAAAGCATGGTCAAGGCCTTTTTCTGTTCTAATCTTCTTGGTTTCTGATTTTTTCTGTGCTTCATCAGTGTTTTATGCAATTAGTAGCAGAGAACTATCCCTTAAGATCTCTTCAGATATTCTATCTTTTCTTGGGGcgatattattgttattatgcaCGTATAAGGAATCCAAGCATAGGGACACTGACAGTGAAATTGATGAAAATCTTTATGCCCCCTTAAATGGTGAGTCCAACAAAAATGATTCTATTAGATATGTAACCCCATTTGCCAAAACTGGATTCTTTGGCAGAATGACATTTTGGTGgttgaatccattgatgaaaatGGGCAAAGAGAAAACACTTCATGATGAAGACATTCCGCGGTTGCGGGAGGAGGATCGAGCAGAAAGTTGTTATTTGCTGTTTCTGGATCAATTGAACCGACAGAAACTGAACGATCAATCCTGGCAGCCATCAGTTTTGAGGACAATAATTTTATGCCATTGGAAAGAAATTTTAATATCAGGATTCTTTGCATTGCTAAAGGTAGTTGCTCTGTCTTCAGGACCTCTTCTTCTGAATTCTTTTATATTGGTTGCTGAGGGTAACGAGAGTTTCAAATATGAAGGTTTTGTGTTGGCCATATcacttttctttacaaaaaacaTAGAATCCTTATCACAAAGGCAATGGTACTTCCGCTGCCGACTCATTGGTCTGAAAGTTAGGTCGTTGCTAACTGCAGCCATTTATAGAAAACAATTGAGGTTATCCAATTCTGCTAGATTGATGCACTCTAGTGGTGAGATAATGAATTATGTGACTGTGGATGCTTATAGAATTGGTGAATTTCCCTATTGGTTTCACCAGACTTGGACAACAAGCTTTCAGCTATGTATCTCATTAGTAATACTTTTTCGTGCTGTTGGATGGGCAACAATTGCCTCCTTGGTGGTGATAGTAATCACTGTGCTTTGCAATACTCCACTCGCAAAGTTACAGCACAAGTTTCAAAGCAAACTTATGGTGACACAAGATGATAGATTGAAGGCTTGTTCTGAGGCTCTTGTGAATATGAAGGTGTTGAAGTTGTATGCGTGGGAAACCAATTTTAGAAGTTCTATAGAGAGATTAAGGAATGAGGAGCTCAAATGGTTGTCTGCAGTGCAATTAAGAAAGGCATACAACACCTTTCTCTTTTGGTCCTCTCCTGTGTTGGTCTCTGCTGCTTCCTTTGGGGCATGTTACTTTCTTAATGTTCCATTGCATGCAAATAATGTTTTCACTTTTGTTGCAACTTTGCGCCTTGTTCAAGATCCAATCAGAACCATCCCTGATGTTATTGGGGTGGTCATTCAGGCAAAAGTCGCGTTTGCTCGGATTGTCAAATTCCTGGAGGCACCTGAACTTCAGAGTGTAAATATCACACAAAGGTGTCTCAATGAGAATAAGAGGGGTTCAATTTTAATCAAGTCTGCTGACTTTTCATGGGAAGATAATGTATCAAAGCCAACACTGAGAAACATAAATTTGGAGGTTAGACCAGGGCAAAAGGTGGCTATCTGTGGAGAGGTTGGCTCAGGCAAATCAACTCTCTTAGCAGCAATTCTCAGAGAAGTTCTTAATACTCAGGGGACA ACTGAGGTTTATGGGAAGTTTGCCTATGTTTCTCAAACAGCATGGATACAGACAGGTACAATAAAGGAGAATATATTGTTTGGAGCAGCTATGGATgctgaaaaatatcaagaaACACTTCACAGGTCTTCACTATTGAAGGACCTTGAGTTGTTTCCGCATGGTGATCTCACTGAAATAGGGGAGAGAGGAGTCAATCTGAGTGGAGGTCAGAAGCAGCGAATTCAACTTGCACGTGCACTATATCAGAATGCTGATATATATCTCTTGGATGATCCATTCAGTGCTGTTGATGCACATACTGCAACAAATTTGTTTAAT GAATACATAATGGAAGGACTTGCAGGGAAAACAGTCTTGCTCGTTACTCATCAAGTTGACTTCCTTCCAGCATTTGATTCTGTTTTG TTGATGTCAGATGGGGAAATCATAGAAGCTGCTCCGTATTACCATTTGTTGAGCTCAAGCCAAGAATTTCAGGACCTTGTGAATGCCCACAAAGAGACTGCTGGTTCTGACCGACTTGTGGAAGTTACTTCTCCGCAGAAACAATCAAATAGTGCTagagaaattagaaaaacatctACGGAGCAGCATTATGAAGCATCAAAAGGTGATCAATTGATTAAgcaagaagagagagagaaaggagaccAAGGGTTCAAACCGTATATACAGTATCTGAATCAGAACAAAGGATATATATACTTCTCTGTGGCTGCTCTTTCTCACCTAACATTTGTGGTTGGCCAAATATTGCAAAACTCATGGATGGCCGCTAGTGTTGACAATCCTCAAGTCAGCACTTTGCAATTGATTCTTGTTTACTTGCTGATTGGAGTTATTTCAACACTATTCTTGTTGATGAGAAGTCTTTTTGTAGTTGCTttgggccttcaatcatcaAAGTCTTTGTTTTCACAGTTACTGAACTCCCTTTTTCGTGCCCCCATGTCATTTTATGACTCCACTCCTTTAGGAAGGATACTTAGTAGGGTAAGCATATTAAACAGTTTTTTCTTTCCCCTTACAGTGCAATGCGATGAATGGAAGCCTTTATGCTTTGACTGTTATTTCCTTGTTCAGGTCTCCTCAGATCTCAGCATTGTGGACCTTGATGTCCCATTTGGCTTTGTTTTTGCTGTGGGAGCCACTATGAATTGCTATGCTAATCTAACCGTTTTAGCTGTTGTTACTTGGCAAGTCTTGTTTGTCTCCATACCAATGATTTATTTTGCAATCAGCCTGCAG agATATTACTTTGCCTCTGCAAAAGAACTGATGCGGCTGAATGGCACCACAAAATCCTTTGTTGCTAACCATCTTGCTGAATCTGTTGCTGGAGCTGTGACAATAAGGGCTTTTGAGGAGGAAGATcgtttttttgagaaaaatcttGATCTGATTGATGTCAATGCGAGTCCTTACTTCCAAAGTTTTGCAGCAAATGAGTGGTTGATTCAACGATTAGAAACAGTCAGTGCTGTTGTTCTTGCATCTGCGGCACTATGCATGGTTGTACTTCCACCTGGAACTTTCTCCTCTG GATTTATTGGCATGGCTCTCTCTTATGGCCTTTCACTTAACATGTCCTTAgtattttcaattcaaaatcaatGCAACATAGCCAATTATATAATATCAGTGGAGAGGCTAAATCAGTACATGCATATACCAAGTGAGGCTCCAGAAGTAATAGCAGGAAATCGTCCTCCTGCGAATTGGCCAGTTGCTGGTAGAGTACAAATAAACGAATTGCAG ATACGTTATAGGCCTGATGCGCCACTAGTACTTCGTGGAATCACATGCACATTTGAAGGAGGCCACAAGATTGGTATTGTTGGCAGAACAGGCAGTGGAAAGTCTACTCTTATAGGCGCCTTATTCCGTCTAGTAGAGCCAGCAGGTGGAAAAATCATTGTTGATGGCATTGACATTTGCTCCATTGGTCTCCATGATTTGAGGTCCCGTTTTGGTATTATACCTCAGGATCCTACTCTTTTTAATGGGACAGTCAGATACAATTTGGACCCATTATCACAACACTCTGATCAAGAGATATGGGAG
- the LOC100817665 gene encoding ABC transporter C family member 10 isoform X2: MAGFWSVFCGESGCSEAGRMPCSYDFRLLIDPSTCVNHLLNSCFDVLLLIMLACIMIQKSSLKPSRGLTQVQRYSYFQLVSAIANGALGLTLLCFGIWVLEEKLRKNQTALPLNWWLLEIFHGLTWLLVSLTITLKLKQLPKAWSRPFSVLIFLVSDFFCASSVFYAISSRELSLKISSDILSFLGAILLLLCTYKESKHRDTDSEIDENLYAPLNGESNKNDSIRYVTPFAKTGFFGRMTFWWLNPLMKMGKEKTLHDEDIPRLREEDRAESCYLLFLDQLNRQKLNDQSWQPSVLRTIILCHWKEILISGFFALLKVVALSSGPLLLNSFILVAEGNESFKYEGFVLAISLFFTKNIESLSQRQWYFRCRLIGLKVRSLLTAAIYRKQLRLSNSARLMHSSGEIMNYVTVDAYRIGEFPYWFHQTWTTSFQLCISLVILFRAVGWATIASLVVIVITVLCNTPLAKLQHKFQSKLMVTQDDRLKACSEALVNMKVLKLYAWETNFRSSIERLRNEELKWLSAVQLRKAYNTFLFWSSPVLVSAASFGACYFLNVPLHANNVFTFVATLRLVQDPIRTIPDVIGVVIQAKVAFARIVKFLEAPELQSVNITQRCLNENKRGSILIKSADFSWEDNVSKPTLRNINLEVRPGQKVAICGEVGSGKSTLLAAILREVLNTQGTTEVYGKFAYVSQTAWIQTGTIKENILFGAAMDAEKYQETLHRSSLLKDLELFPHGDLTEIGERGVNLSGGQKQRIQLARALYQNADIYLLDDPFSAVDAHTATNLFNVRKSSFLQVLHSYLGVIIFLLIDGFSTGQEYIMEGLAGKTVLLVTHQVDFLPAFDSVLLMSDGEIIEAAPYYHLLSSSQEFQDLVNAHKETAGSDRLVEVTSPQKQSNSAREIRKTSTEQHYEASKGDQLIKQEEREKGDQGFKPYIQYLNQNKGYIYFSVAALSHLTFVVGQILQNSWMAASVDNPQVSTLQLILVYLLIGVISTLFLLMRSLFVVALGLQSSKSLFSQLLNSLFRAPMSFYDSTPLGRILSRVSSDLSIVDLDVPFGFVFAVGATMNCYANLTVLAVVTWQVLFVSIPMIYFAISLQRYYFASAKELMRLNGTTKSFVANHLAESVAGAVTIRAFEEEDRFFEKNLDLIDVNASPYFQSFAANEWLIQRLETVSAVVLASAALCMVVLPPGTFSSGFIGMALSYGLSLNMSLVFSIQNQCNIANYIISVERLNQYMHIPSEAPEVIAGNRPPANWPVAGRVQINELQIRYRPDAPLVLRGITCTFEGGHKIGIVGRTGSGKSTLIGALFRLVEPAGGKIIVDGIDICSIGLHDLRSRFGIIPQDPTLFNGTVRYNLDPLSQHSDQEIWEALGKCQLQETVQEKEEGLDSSVVEAGANWSMGQRQLFCLGRALLRRSRILVLDEATASIDNATDLILQKTIRTEFSDCTVITVAHRIPTVMDCTKVLAISDGKLVEYDEPMNLIKREGSLFGKLVKEYWSHFQSAESH; encoded by the exons ATGGCGGGTTTTTGGAGCGTGTTTTGTGGGGAATCTGGTTGTTCAGAGGCTGGAAGAATGCCTTGCAGCTATGATTTTAGGCTTCTCATTGATCCTTCCACTTGTGTCAACCATTTGTTGAATTCTTGCTTTGATGTGTTGCTGCTTATCATGCTTGCATGCATTATGATCCAGAAATCATCATTAAAACCATCTCGTGGTCTAACACAGGTGCAAAGATATTCATATTTTCAGCTAGTTTCTGCCATAGCCAACGGTGCTCTTGGGTTGACACTTTTGTGCTTTGGCATTTGGGTTTtagaagaaaagttgaggaaaaaCCAAACTGCGTTGCCTCTTAATTGGTGGTTGCTAGAAATCTTTCATGGATTAACATGGTTGTTAGTGAGTTTAACAATAACTCTTAAGTTGAAACAACTTCCAAAAGCATGGTCAAGGCCTTTTTCTGTTCTAATCTTCTTGGTTTCTGATTTTTTCTGTGCTTCATCAGTGTTTTATGCAATTAGTAGCAGAGAACTATCCCTTAAGATCTCTTCAGATATTCTATCTTTTCTTGGGGcgatattattgttattatgcaCGTATAAGGAATCCAAGCATAGGGACACTGACAGTGAAATTGATGAAAATCTTTATGCCCCCTTAAATGGTGAGTCCAACAAAAATGATTCTATTAGATATGTAACCCCATTTGCCAAAACTGGATTCTTTGGCAGAATGACATTTTGGTGgttgaatccattgatgaaaatGGGCAAAGAGAAAACACTTCATGATGAAGACATTCCGCGGTTGCGGGAGGAGGATCGAGCAGAAAGTTGTTATTTGCTGTTTCTGGATCAATTGAACCGACAGAAACTGAACGATCAATCCTGGCAGCCATCAGTTTTGAGGACAATAATTTTATGCCATTGGAAAGAAATTTTAATATCAGGATTCTTTGCATTGCTAAAGGTAGTTGCTCTGTCTTCAGGACCTCTTCTTCTGAATTCTTTTATATTGGTTGCTGAGGGTAACGAGAGTTTCAAATATGAAGGTTTTGTGTTGGCCATATcacttttctttacaaaaaacaTAGAATCCTTATCACAAAGGCAATGGTACTTCCGCTGCCGACTCATTGGTCTGAAAGTTAGGTCGTTGCTAACTGCAGCCATTTATAGAAAACAATTGAGGTTATCCAATTCTGCTAGATTGATGCACTCTAGTGGTGAGATAATGAATTATGTGACTGTGGATGCTTATAGAATTGGTGAATTTCCCTATTGGTTTCACCAGACTTGGACAACAAGCTTTCAGCTATGTATCTCATTAGTAATACTTTTTCGTGCTGTTGGATGGGCAACAATTGCCTCCTTGGTGGTGATAGTAATCACTGTGCTTTGCAATACTCCACTCGCAAAGTTACAGCACAAGTTTCAAAGCAAACTTATGGTGACACAAGATGATAGATTGAAGGCTTGTTCTGAGGCTCTTGTGAATATGAAGGTGTTGAAGTTGTATGCGTGGGAAACCAATTTTAGAAGTTCTATAGAGAGATTAAGGAATGAGGAGCTCAAATGGTTGTCTGCAGTGCAATTAAGAAAGGCATACAACACCTTTCTCTTTTGGTCCTCTCCTGTGTTGGTCTCTGCTGCTTCCTTTGGGGCATGTTACTTTCTTAATGTTCCATTGCATGCAAATAATGTTTTCACTTTTGTTGCAACTTTGCGCCTTGTTCAAGATCCAATCAGAACCATCCCTGATGTTATTGGGGTGGTCATTCAGGCAAAAGTCGCGTTTGCTCGGATTGTCAAATTCCTGGAGGCACCTGAACTTCAGAGTGTAAATATCACACAAAGGTGTCTCAATGAGAATAAGAGGGGTTCAATTTTAATCAAGTCTGCTGACTTTTCATGGGAAGATAATGTATCAAAGCCAACACTGAGAAACATAAATTTGGAGGTTAGACCAGGGCAAAAGGTGGCTATCTGTGGAGAGGTTGGCTCAGGCAAATCAACTCTCTTAGCAGCAATTCTCAGAGAAGTTCTTAATACTCAGGGGACA ACTGAGGTTTATGGGAAGTTTGCCTATGTTTCTCAAACAGCATGGATACAGACAGGTACAATAAAGGAGAATATATTGTTTGGAGCAGCTATGGATgctgaaaaatatcaagaaACACTTCACAGGTCTTCACTATTGAAGGACCTTGAGTTGTTTCCGCATGGTGATCTCACTGAAATAGGGGAGAGAGGAGTCAATCTGAGTGGAGGTCAGAAGCAGCGAATTCAACTTGCACGTGCACTATATCAGAATGCTGATATATATCTCTTGGATGATCCATTCAGTGCTGTTGATGCACATACTGCAACAAATTTGTTTAATGTAAGGAAAAGTTCTTTTCTTCAGGTACTACATTCATATCTTggtgttattatatttttacttatagATGGCTTTTCAACTGGACAGGAATACATAATGGAAGGACTTGCAGGGAAAACAGTCTTGCTCGTTACTCATCAAGTTGACTTCCTTCCAGCATTTGATTCTGTTTTG TTGATGTCAGATGGGGAAATCATAGAAGCTGCTCCGTATTACCATTTGTTGAGCTCAAGCCAAGAATTTCAGGACCTTGTGAATGCCCACAAAGAGACTGCTGGTTCTGACCGACTTGTGGAAGTTACTTCTCCGCAGAAACAATCAAATAGTGCTagagaaattagaaaaacatctACGGAGCAGCATTATGAAGCATCAAAAGGTGATCAATTGATTAAgcaagaagagagagagaaaggagaccAAGGGTTCAAACCGTATATACAGTATCTGAATCAGAACAAAGGATATATATACTTCTCTGTGGCTGCTCTTTCTCACCTAACATTTGTGGTTGGCCAAATATTGCAAAACTCATGGATGGCCGCTAGTGTTGACAATCCTCAAGTCAGCACTTTGCAATTGATTCTTGTTTACTTGCTGATTGGAGTTATTTCAACACTATTCTTGTTGATGAGAAGTCTTTTTGTAGTTGCTttgggccttcaatcatcaAAGTCTTTGTTTTCACAGTTACTGAACTCCCTTTTTCGTGCCCCCATGTCATTTTATGACTCCACTCCTTTAGGAAGGATACTTAGTAGG GTCTCCTCAGATCTCAGCATTGTGGACCTTGATGTCCCATTTGGCTTTGTTTTTGCTGTGGGAGCCACTATGAATTGCTATGCTAATCTAACCGTTTTAGCTGTTGTTACTTGGCAAGTCTTGTTTGTCTCCATACCAATGATTTATTTTGCAATCAGCCTGCAG agATATTACTTTGCCTCTGCAAAAGAACTGATGCGGCTGAATGGCACCACAAAATCCTTTGTTGCTAACCATCTTGCTGAATCTGTTGCTGGAGCTGTGACAATAAGGGCTTTTGAGGAGGAAGATcgtttttttgagaaaaatcttGATCTGATTGATGTCAATGCGAGTCCTTACTTCCAAAGTTTTGCAGCAAATGAGTGGTTGATTCAACGATTAGAAACAGTCAGTGCTGTTGTTCTTGCATCTGCGGCACTATGCATGGTTGTACTTCCACCTGGAACTTTCTCCTCTG GATTTATTGGCATGGCTCTCTCTTATGGCCTTTCACTTAACATGTCCTTAgtattttcaattcaaaatcaatGCAACATAGCCAATTATATAATATCAGTGGAGAGGCTAAATCAGTACATGCATATACCAAGTGAGGCTCCAGAAGTAATAGCAGGAAATCGTCCTCCTGCGAATTGGCCAGTTGCTGGTAGAGTACAAATAAACGAATTGCAG ATACGTTATAGGCCTGATGCGCCACTAGTACTTCGTGGAATCACATGCACATTTGAAGGAGGCCACAAGATTGGTATTGTTGGCAGAACAGGCAGTGGAAAGTCTACTCTTATAGGCGCCTTATTCCGTCTAGTAGAGCCAGCAGGTGGAAAAATCATTGTTGATGGCATTGACATTTGCTCCATTGGTCTCCATGATTTGAGGTCCCGTTTTGGTATTATACCTCAGGATCCTACTCTTTTTAATGGGACAGTCAGATACAATTTGGACCCATTATCACAACACTCTGATCAAGAGATATGGGAG